In the genome of Pseudomonas sp. P5_109, one region contains:
- the tpx gene encoding thiol peroxidase, protein MAQVTLKGNPVQVNGQLPQAGSKAPAFSLVAGNLSDVTLKDFAGKRKVLNIFPSIDTPTCATSVRQFNAKASEVTNTVVLCISADLPFAQARFCGAEGLENVQNLSTLRGAEFIENYGVAIADGPLKGLTARAVVVLDENDNVLHSELVGEIADEPNYEAALAVLK, encoded by the coding sequence ATGGCTCAAGTCACTCTTAAAGGCAACCCTGTTCAAGTCAACGGCCAACTGCCACAAGCCGGTTCCAAGGCACCAGCCTTTTCCCTGGTTGCCGGCAATCTGTCCGACGTTACCCTCAAAGACTTTGCCGGCAAGCGCAAAGTGCTGAACATCTTCCCAAGCATTGACACCCCGACCTGCGCCACTTCCGTGCGCCAGTTCAACGCCAAGGCCAGCGAAGTGACCAACACTGTCGTACTGTGCATCTCCGCTGACCTGCCGTTCGCCCAGGCGCGTTTCTGCGGCGCCGAAGGCCTGGAAAACGTCCAGAACCTGTCGACCCTGCGTGGCGCCGAGTTCATCGAGAACTACGGCGTGGCCATCGCTGACGGCCCACTGAAAGGCCTGACCGCCCGTGCCGTGGTCGTGCTGGACGAAAACGACAACGTGCTGCACAGCGAACTGGTTGGCGAAATCGCTGACGAGCCGAACTACGAAGCGGCCCTTGCTGTTCTCAAGTAA
- a CDS encoding MdtA/MuxA family multidrug efflux RND transporter periplasmic adaptor subunit has protein sequence MVDHSMQSSASRSPRRWLFGLLVLLVIAALCWKFWPGSAAPKEAAGQKAVAGHTGRSGGMRPGFGGASGPVPVRVAPAVIGDFPLYFKALGTVTALNTINVRSRVGGELVKISFEEGQMVKAGDLLAEIDPRPYQNALLQAEGTLLQNQAQLKNAQVDVERYRGLYREDSIAKQTLDTAEALVGQFQGTVKTNQAAVNDAKLNLEFTKIRAPITGRVGLRQLDVGNLVAANDTTALAIITQTQPISVAFTLPENSLDTVLARYRSGAKLPAEAWDRGDTKLQATGVLQSLDNQIDVTTGTLKFKARYENRDQSLFPNQFVNVRLLADTLKGVVLAPSAAIQFGTNGTFVYAMDGDKKVKIRQLKVGASDGLNTVVTEGLSAGERVVLEGTDRLKDGSDVEVVNDSQDVPTTPTEHLQGKSAVNAAGPATTDKAKKGGA, from the coding sequence ATGGTTGATCACTCAATGCAATCCTCCGCTTCCCGTAGTCCTCGTCGCTGGCTGTTCGGCCTGCTTGTCCTGCTGGTCATCGCCGCCCTGTGCTGGAAATTCTGGCCCGGCAGCGCTGCACCCAAAGAGGCTGCGGGGCAGAAAGCCGTCGCCGGGCATACCGGCCGGTCGGGGGGGATGCGTCCGGGGTTCGGCGGTGCGTCCGGACCGGTACCGGTGCGCGTGGCGCCGGCAGTCATCGGTGACTTCCCGCTGTATTTCAAGGCGCTGGGCACGGTCACGGCACTGAACACCATCAATGTGCGCAGCCGCGTCGGCGGTGAGCTGGTCAAGATCTCTTTCGAAGAAGGGCAGATGGTCAAGGCGGGCGACCTGCTGGCAGAAATCGACCCGCGCCCGTACCAGAACGCCTTGCTCCAGGCCGAAGGCACCTTGCTGCAGAATCAGGCGCAGCTGAAAAACGCCCAGGTCGACGTCGAGCGCTATCGCGGCCTGTACCGCGAAGACAGCATTGCCAAGCAGACCCTGGACACCGCCGAAGCACTGGTCGGTCAATTCCAGGGCACGGTCAAGACCAATCAGGCAGCGGTCAACGATGCCAAGCTCAACCTCGAATTCACCAAGATCCGCGCGCCGATCACCGGTCGCGTCGGCCTGCGTCAACTGGATGTCGGCAACCTGGTAGCGGCCAACGACACCACGGCACTGGCGATCATCACCCAGACCCAGCCGATCAGCGTGGCCTTCACCCTGCCGGAAAACAGCCTCGACACCGTGCTCGCGCGTTATCGCAGCGGCGCCAAATTGCCGGCTGAAGCCTGGGATCGCGGTGATACCAAACTGCAGGCCACCGGCGTATTGCAGAGCCTGGACAACCAGATCGACGTCACCACCGGCACCCTGAAGTTCAAGGCCCGTTACGAGAACCGTGACCAGTCGCTGTTCCCCAACCAGTTCGTCAATGTGCGCCTGCTGGCCGACACCCTCAAAGGCGTAGTGCTCGCGCCTTCCGCCGCGATCCAGTTCGGCACCAACGGCACGTTTGTCTATGCCATGGACGGTGACAAGAAGGTCAAGATCCGTCAGTTGAAAGTCGGCGCCAGCGATGGCCTGAACACCGTGGTCACCGAAGGCCTGTCGGCGGGCGAGCGGGTCGTATTGGAAGGAACCGACCGCCTGAAGGACGGCAGTGACGTGGAGGTGGTCAACGATAGCCAGGACGTGCCAACCACGCCGACCGAACACCTGCAGGGCAAATCGGCGGTCAACGCGGCAGGGCCTGCGACCACTGACAAGGCGAAAAAGGGCGGCGCATGA
- a CDS encoding MdtB/MuxB family multidrug efflux RND transporter permease subunit, with product MNLSRLFILRPVATTLSMLAIILAGVIAYRLLPVSALPQVDYPTIRVMTLYPGASPDVMTSAVTAPLERQFGQMPGLTQMASTSSGGASVLTLRFSLDINMDVAEQQVQAAINAATNLLPKDLPAPPVYNKVNPADTPVLTLAITSKTMLLPKLNDLVDTRMAQKIAQISGVGMVSIAGGQRQAVRIKVNPEALAANGLNLSDVRTLIGASNVNQPKGNFDGPTRVSMLDANDQLTSPKDYANLILAYANGAPLRLKDVAEIVDGAENERLAAWANENQAVLLNIQRQPGANVIEVVDRIKALLPSITDNLPAGLDVVVLTDRTQTIRASVKDVQHELLIAIALVVMVTFLFLRRASATIIPSVAVPLSLIGTFGVMYLAGFSVNNLTLMALTIATGFVVDDAIVMLENISRFIEEGDSPLNAALKGAKQIGFTLISLTLSLIAVLIPLLFMADVVGRLFREFAITLAVAILISLVVSLTLTPMMCARLLKREPKEEEQGRFYRASGAFIDWMIAAYGRKLQWVLRHQPLTLMVAIGTLALTVFLYMVVPKGFFPVQDTGVIQGISEAPQSISFAAMSERQQELAKVILADPAVESLSSYIGVDGDNSTLNSGRLLINLKAHHDRDLSAMQVIARLQPELDKLVGIRLFMQPVQDLTIEDRVSRTQYQFSMSSPDSELLSLWSGRLVEALAERPELTDVASDLQDKGLQVYLVIDRDAASRVGVSVSNITDALYDAFGQRQISTIYTQASQYRVVLQSQSGEKIGPDALNQIHVKTTDGGQVRLSSLAHVEERQAQLAITHIGQFPAVMMSFNLAPGVALGHAVEIIEQVQKDIGMPIGVQTQFQGAAEAFQASLSSTLLLILAAVVTMYIVLGVLYESYIHPITILSTLPSAAVGALLALILSGNDLGMIAIIGIILLIGIVKKNAIMMIDFALDAERNQGMDPQTAIYQAALLRFRPILMTTLAALFGAVPLMLATGSGAELRQPLGLVMVGGLLLSQVLTLFTTPVIYLYFDRLGRRFGKTGAQETAV from the coding sequence ATGAATCTCTCGCGGCTGTTCATCCTTCGCCCGGTAGCCACCACGCTGAGCATGCTGGCCATTATTCTGGCCGGTGTGATCGCGTATCGGTTGCTGCCAGTTTCGGCGCTGCCTCAGGTCGATTACCCGACCATTCGCGTCATGACCCTGTATCCCGGCGCCAGCCCGGATGTGATGACCAGCGCGGTCACCGCCCCCCTTGAACGACAATTCGGGCAAATGCCCGGCCTGACGCAAATGGCTTCCACCAGTTCCGGCGGAGCGTCGGTGCTGACCCTGCGGTTCAGCCTCGACATCAACATGGACGTGGCCGAGCAACAGGTGCAGGCGGCGATCAATGCCGCGACCAACTTGCTGCCCAAGGACCTGCCGGCACCGCCGGTGTACAACAAGGTCAACCCGGCCGATACACCGGTGCTGACCCTGGCCATCACCTCCAAGACCATGCTGTTGCCCAAGCTCAACGATCTGGTCGATACGCGCATGGCGCAGAAAATTGCCCAGATCAGCGGCGTCGGCATGGTCAGCATTGCCGGTGGCCAGCGTCAGGCCGTGCGCATCAAGGTCAACCCCGAGGCCCTGGCGGCCAACGGCTTGAACCTGTCGGACGTGCGCACGCTGATCGGCGCGTCCAACGTCAATCAGCCCAAGGGCAACTTCGACGGCCCGACCCGGGTCTCGATGCTCGATGCAAACGATCAACTGACCTCGCCCAAGGACTACGCCAACCTGATCCTGGCCTACGCCAATGGCGCGCCGTTGCGGCTCAAGGACGTCGCGGAAATCGTCGACGGCGCCGAGAACGAGCGGCTCGCGGCGTGGGCCAACGAGAACCAGGCCGTGCTGCTGAACATCCAGCGCCAGCCCGGCGCCAACGTCATCGAGGTGGTGGACCGGATCAAGGCCCTGCTGCCGAGCATCACCGACAACCTGCCGGCCGGCCTCGACGTGGTGGTGCTGACCGACCGCACCCAGACCATCCGCGCCTCGGTCAAGGACGTACAGCACGAATTGCTGATCGCCATCGCCCTGGTGGTCATGGTCACCTTCCTGTTCCTGCGTCGCGCCAGTGCCACGATCATTCCGTCGGTGGCCGTGCCGTTGTCGTTGATCGGTACCTTCGGCGTGATGTACCTGGCCGGGTTCTCGGTCAACAACCTGACCCTGATGGCCCTGACCATCGCCACCGGTTTCGTGGTGGACGATGCAATCGTCATGCTGGAGAACATTTCGCGCTTCATCGAGGAGGGCGACAGCCCGTTGAACGCGGCGCTCAAGGGCGCCAAGCAGATCGGTTTCACCCTGATCTCCCTGACGTTGTCGCTGATCGCCGTGCTGATCCCGCTGCTGTTCATGGCGGACGTGGTCGGGCGGCTATTCCGCGAGTTTGCCATTACGCTCGCGGTGGCGATCCTGATTTCCCTGGTGGTTTCCCTGACCCTGACGCCGATGATGTGCGCGCGGTTGCTCAAGCGTGAACCCAAGGAAGAGGAGCAGGGCCGTTTCTACCGTGCCAGCGGTGCGTTCATCGACTGGATGATCGCCGCCTACGGACGCAAGTTGCAGTGGGTGCTCAGGCACCAGCCGCTGACCTTGATGGTGGCCATCGGCACTCTGGCGCTGACGGTGTTCCTGTACATGGTGGTGCCCAAGGGCTTCTTCCCGGTGCAGGACACCGGTGTTATCCAGGGTATTTCCGAAGCGCCGCAATCGATTTCCTTCGCCGCCATGAGCGAACGCCAGCAGGAACTGGCCAAGGTGATCCTGGCCGACCCGGCCGTCGAGAGCCTGTCGTCCTATATAGGCGTCGATGGCGACAACTCAACACTCAACAGCGGTCGCTTGCTGATCAACCTCAAGGCGCACCACGACCGTGACCTGAGCGCTATGCAAGTGATCGCCCGCCTGCAACCGGAACTGGACAAACTCGTCGGTATCCGCCTGTTCATGCAGCCGGTGCAGGACCTGACCATCGAAGACCGGGTCAGCCGTACGCAGTATCAGTTCAGCATGTCGTCGCCGGATTCGGAGTTGCTCAGCCTGTGGAGCGGACGCCTGGTCGAGGCCCTGGCCGAGCGGCCGGAGCTGACCGACGTGGCCAGCGATTTGCAGGACAAAGGCTTGCAGGTCTACCTGGTGATCGACCGCGATGCGGCGTCGCGGGTCGGTGTGTCGGTGTCGAACATCACCGATGCACTGTACGACGCCTTCGGCCAGCGGCAGATCTCCACGATCTACACCCAGGCCAGCCAATATCGCGTGGTGCTGCAATCGCAGTCCGGCGAGAAAATCGGCCCGGATGCGTTGAACCAGATTCACGTCAAGACCACCGATGGCGGGCAAGTACGCCTGTCCAGCCTGGCGCATGTCGAGGAGCGTCAGGCGCAACTGGCGATCACCCACATCGGCCAGTTCCCGGCGGTGATGATGTCCTTCAACCTGGCACCCGGCGTGGCGCTGGGGCATGCCGTCGAGATCATCGAGCAGGTGCAGAAGGACATCGGCATGCCGATTGGCGTGCAGACCCAGTTCCAGGGCGCGGCGGAGGCTTTCCAGGCTTCGTTGTCGAGCACCTTGCTGCTGATCCTGGCGGCGGTGGTGACCATGTACATCGTGCTGGGCGTGCTCTACGAGAGCTACATCCATCCGATCACCATTCTGTCGACTTTGCCTTCAGCGGCGGTCGGCGCCTTGCTGGCGTTGATCCTGAGCGGCAATGACCTGGGCATGATCGCGATCATCGGCATCATCCTGCTGATCGGCATCGTGAAGAAAAACGCGATCATGATGATCGACTTCGCCCTCGACGCTGAGCGCAACCAAGGCATGGACCCGCAAACGGCGATCTATCAGGCCGCCTTGCTGCGTTTCCGGCCGATCCTGATGACCACCCTGGCGGCGTTGTTCGGTGCCGTGCCGTTGATGCTGGCCACCGGTTCCGGTGCGGAACTGCGCCAGCCGCTGGGTCTGGTGATGGTTGGCGGTTTGCTGCTGAGCCAGGTTCTGACGTTGTTCACTACGCCTGTGATTTACCTGTATTTCGATCGGTTGGGACGTCGTTTTGGCAAGACCGGTGCGCAGGAGACGGCGGTATGA
- a CDS encoding efflux RND transporter permease subunit — translation MNLSGPFIKRPVATMLLSLAIMLLGGVSFGLLPVSPLPQMDFPVIVVQASLPGASPEVMASTVATPLERSFGTIAGVNTMSSRSSQGSTRVILQFDLDRDINGAAREVQAAINASRTLLPSGMRSMPTYKKVNPSQAPIMVLSLTSDVLEKGQLYDLASTILSQSLSQVQGVGEVQIGGSSLPAVRIELEPQSLNQYGVALDDVRNTIANANVRRPKGSVEDDQRLWQVQANDQLEKAKDYESLIIHYNGGAALRLKDVAKVSDGVEDRYNSGFFNDDAAVLLVINRQAGANIIETVNEIKAQLPALQAVLPASVKLNLAMDRSPVIKATLHEAEMTLLIAVALVILVVFLFLGNFRASLIPTLAVPVSLVGTFAVMYLYGFSLNNLSLMALILATGLVVDDAIVVLENISRHIDAGVRPMKAAYLGAQEVGFTLLSMNVSLVAVFLSILFMGGIIESLFREFSITLAAAIVVSLVVSLTLTPMLCARWLKPHTPGQENRLQRWSQRANEWMVGKYATSLDWVLRHKRLTLLSLFVTIGVNIALYVVVPKTFMPQQDTGQLIGFVRGDDGLSFSVMQPKMEIFRRAVLKDEAVESVAGFIGGTNGTNNAFMLVRLKPIKERNISAQKVIERLRKEMPKVPGAQLMLMADQDLQFGGGREQTTSQYSYILQSGDLGALREWYPKVVTALRALPELTAIDAREGRGARQVTLIVDRDQAKRLGVDMDMVTAVLNNAYSQRQISTIYDSLNQYQVVMEVNPKYAQDPITLKQVQVITADGARIPLSTIAHYENSLEDDRVSHEGQFASESISFDMAEGVTVEQGTAAIERAIAKVGLPEDVIVKMAGTADAFAATQKSQPFMILGALVAVYLVLGVLYESYIHPLTILSTLPSAGVGALLSIYALGGEFSLISLLGLFLLIGVVKKNAILMIDLALQLERHQGMAPLESIRSACLQRLRPILMTTLAAILGALPLLLSRAEGAEMRQPLGLTIIGGLIFSQVLTLYTTPVVYLYLDKLRHRFNKWRGVRTDAALETPL, via the coding sequence ATGAACCTTTCGGGACCTTTCATCAAGCGCCCGGTCGCGACCATGTTGCTGAGCCTGGCGATCATGCTGCTGGGCGGTGTGAGCTTCGGTTTGCTGCCCGTGTCGCCGCTGCCGCAAATGGACTTTCCGGTGATCGTGGTCCAGGCCAGCCTGCCCGGGGCGAGCCCCGAGGTCATGGCGTCGACCGTGGCCACGCCGCTGGAGCGCTCCTTCGGCACCATCGCCGGGGTCAACACCATGAGCAGCCGCTCCAGCCAGGGTTCGACCCGGGTGATCCTGCAATTTGACCTGGACCGCGACATCAATGGTGCGGCGCGGGAAGTGCAAGCGGCTATCAATGCCTCGCGCACCCTGCTGCCGAGCGGGATGCGCAGCATGCCGACCTACAAGAAGGTCAACCCGTCCCAGGCGCCGATCATGGTGCTGTCGCTGACCTCGGACGTGCTGGAAAAAGGCCAGCTCTATGACCTGGCCTCGACGATCCTGTCCCAGAGCCTGTCCCAGGTGCAGGGCGTGGGCGAGGTGCAGATCGGCGGCAGTTCCCTGCCGGCGGTACGTATCGAACTCGAACCGCAGTCGCTGAACCAGTACGGCGTGGCCCTCGACGATGTGCGCAACACCATCGCCAATGCCAACGTGCGCCGGCCCAAGGGCTCGGTCGAAGATGACCAGCGGCTGTGGCAGGTCCAGGCCAACGACCAGCTGGAAAAAGCCAAGGACTACGAATCGCTGATCATCCACTACAACGGCGGCGCGGCCCTGCGCCTGAAGGATGTGGCCAAGGTCAGCGACGGCGTCGAGGACCGCTACAACAGCGGCTTCTTCAACGACGACGCGGCGGTGCTGCTGGTGATCAACCGCCAGGCCGGTGCCAACATCATCGAGACGGTCAACGAGATCAAGGCGCAATTGCCGGCGTTGCAGGCGGTGCTGCCGGCCAGCGTCAAGCTGAACCTCGCCATGGACCGTTCGCCGGTGATCAAGGCGACACTGCACGAGGCGGAAATGACCCTGCTGATCGCCGTGGCACTGGTGATCCTGGTGGTGTTCCTGTTTCTCGGTAACTTCCGCGCCTCGCTGATCCCGACCCTGGCGGTGCCGGTATCGCTGGTCGGCACCTTTGCCGTGATGTACCTCTACGGCTTTTCGCTGAACAACCTGTCGCTGATGGCGCTGATCCTGGCCACCGGGCTGGTGGTGGACGATGCCATCGTGGTGCTGGAGAACATTTCCCGGCACATCGACGCAGGCGTGCGGCCGATGAAGGCGGCGTACCTGGGCGCCCAGGAAGTCGGCTTTACCTTGCTGTCGATGAACGTGTCGCTGGTAGCGGTGTTCCTGTCGATCCTGTTCATGGGCGGGATCATCGAAAGCCTGTTCCGCGAGTTTTCCATCACCCTGGCGGCGGCCATCGTGGTCTCGCTGGTGGTGTCGCTGACCCTGACGCCGATGCTCTGCGCGCGCTGGCTCAAGCCGCACACGCCGGGGCAGGAGAACCGCCTGCAACGCTGGAGCCAACGGGCCAATGAATGGATGGTCGGCAAATACGCCACCAGCCTCGACTGGGTGCTGCGCCACAAGCGTCTGACATTGCTCAGTCTGTTTGTGACAATTGGCGTTAACATTGCACTCTATGTTGTTGTTCCTAAAACGTTTATGCCTCAGCAAGATACAGGGCAACTGATCGGTTTCGTACGCGGCGACGACGGCCTGTCGTTCAGCGTGATGCAGCCGAAGATGGAAATTTTCCGCCGGGCTGTGTTGAAGGACGAAGCGGTGGAAAGCGTTGCCGGGTTCATCGGCGGCACCAACGGCACCAACAACGCCTTCATGCTGGTGCGCCTGAAGCCGATCAAGGAGCGCAACATTTCCGCGCAGAAAGTCATCGAACGCCTGCGCAAGGAAATGCCCAAGGTTCCCGGCGCGCAACTGATGCTCATGGCGGACCAGGACCTGCAATTCGGTGGCGGCCGCGAGCAGACCACCTCGCAGTATTCGTACATCCTGCAGAGCGGGGATCTGGGGGCGTTGCGCGAGTGGTATCCGAAAGTCGTCACCGCGCTCAGGGCCTTGCCCGAACTGACGGCGATCGATGCCCGTGAAGGCCGGGGTGCCCGGCAAGTGACCCTGATCGTCGACCGCGACCAGGCCAAGCGCCTGGGTGTCGACATGGACATGGTCACGGCGGTGCTGAACAACGCCTACAGCCAGCGGCAGATTTCGACCATCTACGACAGCCTCAACCAGTATCAGGTGGTGATGGAGGTCAATCCGAAATACGCCCAGGACCCGATCACCCTCAAGCAGGTCCAGGTCATTACCGCCGACGGCGCGCGGATCCCGTTGTCGACCATCGCTCATTACGAAAACAGCCTGGAAGACGACCGGGTCAGCCACGAGGGCCAGTTTGCCTCGGAGAGCATTTCCTTCGACATGGCCGAAGGCGTGACCGTGGAGCAGGGCACCGCCGCCATCGAGCGGGCGATTGCCAAGGTGGGCTTGCCGGAAGACGTGATCGTGAAAATGGCCGGCACCGCCGACGCCTTTGCCGCCACGCAAAAGAGCCAGCCGTTCATGATTCTCGGTGCCCTGGTGGCGGTGTATCTGGTGCTCGGCGTGTTGTACGAAAGCTACATTCACCCGCTGACCATTCTGTCCACGCTGCCGTCGGCCGGGGTCGGTGCGTTGCTATCGATCTATGCGCTGGGCGGCGAATTCAGCCTGATTTCGTTGCTGGGGCTGTTTCTGCTGATCGGCGTGGTGAAGAAAAACGCCATTCTGATGATCGACCTGGCGTTGCAGCTGGAGCGTCATCAGGGCATGGCACCGCTGGAATCGATTCGCAGTGCCTGCCTGCAACGTTTGCGGCCGATCCTGATGACCACCCTGGCGGCGATCCTCGGTGCCTTGCCGCTGCTGCTCAGCCGCGCCGAAGGGGCGGAAATGCGCCAGCCGCTGGGCCTGACGATCATCGGCGGGCTGATCTTCAGCCAGGTGCTGACGCTATACACCACCCCGGTGGTCTACCTCTATCTCGACAAACTGCGCCATCGCTTCAATAAATGGCGTGGGGTGCGTACCGATGCTGCTCTGGAAACTCCGCTATGA
- a CDS encoding efflux transporter outer membrane subunit, with product MTERSLFNLAAPLITARGSRLLSLSLCVAMLSACAVGPDYQRPQTAEPAQYKAAEGWRQANPSDALARGAWWELYGDQQLNGLIEKLNSSNQTVAQSEAQYRQAQALVRSARGAFFPTVDLTAGKTRSSQGTGSSSSSLSSSSSGIRDTYTAQAGVSWEADIWGKLRRGLEADTANAQASFADLAAMRLSQQSELVQNYLQLRVIDGQKRLLQDTVEAYRRSLKMTENQYRAGVSGKDAVAQAQTQLKSTEADMIDLIWQRAQFENAIAVLIGLPPAEFSLAESSDIPQLPQVPLALPSQLLERRPDIASAERSVIAANANIGVAKAAYYPDLTLSLNGGYSSSTSKDLFSLPNRFWSVGPQLAMTLFDGGQRSAEVDRSEAAYDETVAKYRQTVLDGFREVENFLVQLKVLEDEAVVRQQALDAARESLRLTQNQYKAGLIAYIDVVVTQAAALNNERSNLDLLQSRLIASVQLIAALGGGWDGQLEVSENQ from the coding sequence ATGACTGAACGTTCGCTTTTCAACCTGGCTGCACCGCTGATCACGGCCCGAGGCTCGCGTTTGTTGAGCCTGTCTCTGTGCGTGGCGATGCTCAGTGCCTGCGCCGTCGGCCCGGATTACCAGCGCCCGCAAACCGCCGAGCCAGCGCAGTACAAGGCCGCAGAAGGGTGGCGCCAGGCCAATCCGAGCGATGCCTTGGCGCGTGGTGCGTGGTGGGAGTTGTACGGCGACCAGCAGCTCAATGGCCTGATCGAGAAACTCAACAGCTCGAACCAGACGGTGGCCCAGTCCGAAGCCCAATACCGTCAGGCCCAGGCGCTCGTGCGCAGTGCCCGTGGGGCGTTCTTTCCGACGGTCGACCTTACGGCCGGCAAGACCCGTTCCAGCCAAGGCACTGGCAGCAGCAGCTCCAGCCTCAGCAGCTCTTCCAGTGGTATCCGCGACACCTATACCGCCCAGGCCGGGGTCAGTTGGGAGGCCGACATCTGGGGCAAATTGCGGCGTGGCCTCGAAGCCGATACGGCCAATGCCCAGGCGAGCTTTGCCGACCTGGCGGCCATGCGCCTGAGCCAACAGTCGGAACTGGTGCAGAACTACCTGCAATTGCGGGTGATCGATGGCCAGAAGCGCTTGCTCCAGGACACGGTCGAGGCCTACCGGCGTTCGCTGAAAATGACTGAAAACCAGTACCGCGCCGGGGTTTCCGGCAAGGACGCAGTGGCCCAGGCGCAGACGCAGCTCAAAAGCACCGAAGCCGATATGATCGACCTGATCTGGCAACGCGCGCAGTTCGAGAACGCCATTGCCGTGCTGATCGGCCTGCCGCCGGCCGAGTTCAGCCTGGCGGAAAGCAGCGACATTCCACAGTTGCCGCAAGTACCCTTGGCACTGCCGTCGCAGTTGCTGGAACGTCGCCCGGACATCGCTTCGGCCGAACGCTCGGTGATCGCCGCCAACGCCAACATTGGTGTGGCCAAGGCTGCCTATTACCCGGACCTGACCTTGAGTTTGAACGGTGGTTACAGCAGCAGTACCTCGAAAGACTTGTTCAGCCTGCCGAACCGCTTCTGGTCGGTCGGGCCGCAATTGGCCATGACCCTGTTCGACGGCGGCCAGCGCTCGGCGGAAGTCGACCGCAGTGAAGCGGCCTACGACGAAACGGTGGCCAAGTACCGCCAGACCGTGCTGGACGGTTTCCGCGAAGTGGAAAACTTCCTGGTGCAGCTCAAGGTGCTTGAGGACGAAGCCGTCGTGCGCCAACAGGCATTGGACGCTGCCCGCGAATCGTTGCGCCTGACCCAGAACCAGTACAAGGCCGGTTTGATCGCGTACATCGATGTGGTGGTGACCCAGGCCGCGGCACTGAACAATGAACGCAGTAACCTGGACCTGCTGCAAAGCCGCCTGATAGCCAGCGTGCAATTGATTGCCGCCCTGGGCGGTGGCTGGGACGGGCAGCTTGAGGTGAGCGAAAACCAATAA